TCCCTAGAGAACAGAAAGCTACTGGACCACCACTGGCCGGCAGCGGCTCCGAGCAGTCGTTTTCAcgaagcccccacccccatcccgcaGGGTTATGTTTTAGCCTCAATGGGCCCTTTCGCAGgcaggtgtgtgggatgcaccaCGTAGCAGACCCACAAGGGAACTTCCCTCTGGGGAACATGGCCCAAAGAAGGGACAACACACGGATTAGAAAAGCAACTCCACGGGTCTCGCTGGCTCTTACCTCCAAGCGTCTCTGCGGGCCTCCTCCGAAGGCTGGGCGGGGCACTCTCCTTTCTGAGCAGCGGATTCTTCCGCCTCTCCAGGGATTTCTTAGGCTTATAGCGTAGCTTCAGGTTGGGCTCAGACACTGAGGAGGAACTAGTGTCACTCCACCGCTACTAGTGTCACTACTACTAATGTCACTACGCCGGCTaaccttctcttttctctactttttgcgtttttttgagacagggtctcactacgtagaccaaggtggcctcaaactcacagagctccacctgcctgcgccaccctgccctgcctcttcTGTGCGCGTTAACTTCCCTCCCAGCCACTTCTAGcttaaagagagaaaaggcaaacacaaacaaacaaaccccctaAAAACCAGTGTGCCAACTATCTCTACTCCCCTCAGGGGTCTCGATTTGCCCAGCTCACCCGTTTTACGCAGGGGAAAGTGTTCCGGGGGTTCAGTGGGCAGGCtgggacaggaggcaggaagctgCTAAGCACAGAGCGGGCAGCACCTTCGGTGTCCAAGGGTTCAAGAGTTCTGCGGGGTGAGTGCCAAGGCTACTTCAGAGGCCTGGGATGCCCAAAGGCCCTGAAATCTCACTTTGCACAGGTGCCTTCCCCAGGACACCTGCCAGGGAAGCATCCACCAAGAGGGCTGGGCAGTAGGGAACCAGCAGGACAGGAGTCGTCTCCAGGTGGCAGTAGTGGGTTACCCACGCTAATGACGGTGTCCTGCCCCAAGTATAAAGCCCACGCCTTGGAGCTTAGGGTCCCTGGGAGACAGTGCAGGAGCCTTTTCTAGGAACCAGGGATTCTGTGCGTGTGAAGGGGTGAGGTGCAGGGAGAAAActaaaggggagaggagggcaggtaCTGGTTGAGGGGACTTGGGAGACTATGTTTCGGTATATAGTAAGAAATAGGTGATAGGTGTTGGGGAGCAGAGGGGCCATATCACAGGTGAGTATGTAGGGAAGAGGGGGCTCTGAGAGGAcctgaaggacagcaagttacctgTAGGGGATACTGGGGCTGCTGGGATGGACCGTTCTCTCAAGGGCTGCCTGCTGTTTCTTCAGGATCACCTCAGCCAGCTTTTGCTTGACCACACTGCTGGCTACGGCAcctgcagaggcagggaaatgggAAGGCTGGCAATGGGTGGCTAAGCAGCCTCCTGGGTATGTTCTCTGCCCACTGCTTAGGCCACACTTTCAGTACATGGTGTCTCAGAGACTCCTCAGGCGAGAGAGCTAGCTACACCTGAGGCCCCAGCCCTCCTgtgagtcaccctcatatccacCTCTGCTCACAGGCAGAACCAGGTAAACAGAGGGCATCTCAGGAAATGGTgaccctcccactcctccctcccagatccacccttaCTTCGTTTGCTCTTGTCTTTATTGAGAAGTTGTCGGAGTTCTTGTTCCTGCGGTCCTCCCTGCAGCTCAGGCATTGGCGAGTCCATTGAGAGCTGTGGACAGAGCTGGCAGCTCAGGACGGGCAGGAGTAAAGAGCAGAGCTAGGgtctgggggggggagggggaaggagggagtctAGGGAGCTCTGTCTTTACCCTCATGGGCTCAGCTGAGCGCTGTTGCTGTTGCAGGCTTGCTAGGAAGAGATGGCGGTGCAGGCGCTGAGGGCGCTGCAGGGCCAGCAGTGCAGGCTCTGGTGGGGGCTCCGCTGTGGGGCCGCTGTCCCACTCGCAGGTCCATGGGCTGGGCTGAAAGCCTGGCGTGTCTGGCTGGAGGGCAGGGCAGCCTGGGGACACACAGAGGAGTCAGACTAGTCTGCAGGAACTTGGTCACAGACTACTGAACCCCCTTGGCTGATTGAAGATCAGTCAAAATATCCTCAGGGGGTCTTTTCCTCATGTAAACCAATCGGTGAGCTACAGGTGGATATTGGGTTCCATTCTACCTGTGAGAAAGGAGGTCTACAGACTACAGACTGCTGATGGCTAGAACGAGTCATCTGACAGTAAGCACGGTCTCTTCCCGCTAGAATGCTTCTCCGTTGGCTTGGGGCTAAGTGACGGGTTTAATGACAGCGATGCAGTTCTAGGCTCTATACCTTGCTTGCCTTAGGAATGAGGTCAGCCTGTCTCAGTGTGGGAGAGATCAGGCAGGGAAACAGGCTCAGTTGGCTCAGCCCCTAATCTCACGGGCCTCACAGACCCTCAGCTGCCACTCTCTTGTTCGCATGCTCTGTGCCATTCTGAGATACAGAAATggtgcctagaactcacagtcaGCCATGGCTAGCCACCTAGGGCCCATTGAATCCTGTTCTCAGGGCAGGCTCCTCAGCTCCCAAGGCCCATGAACTTGTGATACAGGCTCCTGCTTCCCATTCGAGCCAGCTGTGGGCCTGGTCTGGCAGGGACAGCAGGCTCAGCTGCCTCttctccagtgtcctctgtacccACGCCAGGAGCACCTTGCCAAGGCCGTGGGTGCAGGAGCTATTTATAGCACACCAGCAGACCAGGGGCTGTGCAGCAGAGCCAGCTGGCCAGGATGGGCTAAGCAGTAAGGGACTGAGATGCTGGGAGGTGGAGTtgctgcagagtgtgtgtgtgtgtgtgtgcgtgttatgtgtgtgcgtgtgtgtgcgctgtgtgtgtatgtgtgtctgcgtgtgtgtatgcatctgtgtgtatgtgctatgtgtgtgcatgtgtgtatgcatgttgttatgtgtgtatgtgtgtgcgtgtgtatgcatgtatggtgtctgcatgtgtgtatgtgtgtgtgtgtgcgcgcgcgcgtgtgtgtgtatgcacatgttgtgtgtatgtgtgtgtatggtggtggggtgtgtgtgtggtcaggaGAGCGGTCCTAGAAAGGGAAGGGATAAAATACAAGAGAGGTGAAAACTCCCCACAGAGGCCTTCTTCAGGCTTTCCCCTCACAGAGCAGCCGCACCTATCCTTGGGTCTGGCACTGATGGGAAATGGGAAGATCCCAGGCAAAGTACCACCAATGGGAacatctggaaaagcagcctgtgGCCTGATGCCACCATAAGAATCATAACCTTAGCATCCGTGGTGCACGCATGCAACAAAACCCATGCAACTCCCAAGCCCACCTGCCCTGGCTGCTAATTATTTCTGTCCTTTATCACGGATGAGGTGAGTGAGCTCCCAGTGTAAGGCAGAACTGCCTAGAGCCACCCAGCAAGGTGAGGACAGTGTCCAGTCCCGTGAGGCTAAGGCTCCACTTCCCCACCAACACTGAGGAAATCGCCTCCCCCTGAAGGGTTTCCCACGGGCAAGGAAAGAGCTTGCAGGAGGTTGTCACTCCAACACTGGCTTTAAAACGGACACGAGAGAGGAGTCCAGCCCGGCCTGCTGTGGCCCTCCAGTTACTAAGCAATCTGAGAGAGCGACTGTGCATCTGAATGCAATTCACAGTAAACGGGGCCCAGACTTCATGCTCTCAACCCTGTTCACATGGCTACCCAAGAAATCATTCTGAGTACGGGCTTCCAATGGCAACATATAATTCACCCATGGAAGCCTCAGTCTTCCCTAGCCCTGGTCTACCGGCTTCCTGAGGTCTCTCCCTGGACGTTGCAGGGCTTAGGAAACCCAGACTGGAGGCCCCATACCTCGGGGCGTGCAGCCTCATTCACAGCAAGCTGGGAGAGCTGCCTAACAGCCCACCATCCTTCAGTCTCAGCATCACCACCGTCAGCGCAAAAGGATGCCGGGAGCAGAGAAGGGACTCTGTTCAGAACTTGGGAATGCTTGTCTGAGTGACTTAGCATTTGGTGGGGGGTTCTACAGGGTAGCCCCATGACAGGGTACAGGGGTGGGAAGAGTCCCCTGGAGTGGCCTCCTTCAGGCATTTCCCCATGAACACCACCCACCTCAACTTGGTCTCCTCCATCCAAACAAAGATCCACTCAGACAGTGCCTTTATCCCACAACAAACTGGGCACACTTTGCCCATCTAGTTTTTGGCTCACAATGTCCCCTGCCCAATGCTGTCCTCATCCATACATTTCCAAACCCCACCTACTGCTCAAAGCCCAGCTGGATGCAGACCCCCGTGCAGCACCCCTTCCTCCTGGACTCCATGCCGGCTGCCCACAGCATAGTAAGCAGTCCACTGATAGCAAGGCCTGGGTTGAGCGCCACCGCTTGGGCTTTGCTCATCATCCCAGGACTTAGGATACTacctgcacgcctttaatcccagcactcgggaggcagaggcaggcagatcgatcactgtgagttcgaggccagcctggtctacaaagtgagtccaggacaggcaaggctacacagagaaaccctgtctcgttaaaaaccaaaacaacaacaacaaaaagagtaagATAGGCACTCAATAAACACAGGACCATAGGGGAAATACTGCTCTTTCTCCTCAGTGGCTTCATGGGGATACGTTCATTAGCATTTTGGGGGTGATATGGTCAACTCATGAGTCAGGATTCTCTCGTTTAGCAGAGGTCACATGTTGGTACGTTTTCCCCCTCGTGGGTGTCCTGTCTTCCCAAGCTTTGGGACGGCTGAGCTAAGACAAGGATTCCCTGGCCTTGCGGTTCTCCCTGCTACATGGAATCACCACATACTTGCCGCCTCTGACCTCCATTCTAGACCCAGCTCCATGGGCACATTCTAAATCTGGGCAGCAACAGGAAGTGAGCGCACTGCAACCCAGTCTCCCCGGAAGAGTAAGTGGCAGCAGACAAGGTCACCTTACCAACGAGAAATATCCTTCCTCCCTGTGGGGCCCATATGAGGACGGAATGACTTGAAAACGAGGACACATCTCACCTGGTGCCTGACTCGGGCAGGGGCCTGGGTAATAAACATTAAATCCTCCTTTTCTTTTGCACTGTACTGTACCCACCCAGGCCAAGCACGGCATCCGGCTTCCCTTTTCCTGATGGGATCCAAAGAAGCCTCTCCTGTTCTTATTCTTCTGGAGACCCAACTTTGTCCGTCCCCTGGAACCCCCAGCTTCCAACTCGCAGGTCCAGctaacccgccccccccccccgccccacttcgTCAAACCCTCAGGTCTCTTGCCTCTCACCTTTCCCAGGTGTTTCCACCCCTCATCCCCACCAGCCAGTCTCTCCCAAGCCTGACTTTTACCTGTGCCAGGAAGACTGGGGGCAGCAGGCAACCAGGTTTACTGGGTTCCATCTGTAGGAAGCAGAGGGTAAGGGTTGTGTCTGTGGGCCCGAGGGAGGAGGGCTACCGGTCCTGAGGGAGGCAAGCTCCCTGCCACTCCAGGCCGGTAGAGTAGGATCTGCAGCCAGCTCCTAAGTGACTCAGCTACTTGGGCACGGTGCGTAACAAGAACTTAAGGAGGCCCCAGCTCACCCACCAGTGCCCTCAGCCCTCCCTGATGGGGACAGATACCATCTTCCCTGGGCAGCCAAAGCACGCTCCCAACAACCCAAGGGGGAAAATCAGGTTAGGAAGTGCAGTGGGGCCAGAAGTGGGAGTCTGTGGCCGGGGAGGTcaggagagagctggggagagcAGGCCTGGAGAAGCCTACAGGAAATGTCACAGAGCAGGAATGAGTCTTCACAGTGGCTCCTGGGCTGTTGGCTCCTGGAGATCTGGAAGGAGCTGTGAAATGGTGGGAAACATATCCCAAGGACCCCAGCGTAGGGCCTCCCCTCAACTGCCCCTCATTCTGTGTCTTGACACCTGGACTGCTCAAGAAAAGAGACCCACTAAGCCTTACGCCTCTTTCCGAGACCACCTGAGCTAGAAAGGTGTGTCCATTGAAAGAGCCACCTCTCCCAGGCTTCTAAGCCCACAGAGAACCCGCAAACCTCAAGGGGACCTCAGGCTGGTTGGCAACAGAAAGATGAAAGCAGCCCTGGGAGGGGAAGTACACCACTTGTCCACACCTTCCCACCATCCCAGCTTAGGACAAGGGACTGCAGGGCCTCCCTAGAAGGCAAGGACACGGGGGATTTTCTACAGGCGGCATTTAGTGGGCATGCTCCTTGGACCAAGTGCAGAAGGCCGCTTTCTGGACCTGTACATAGCAGGCAGCTATAGGTGGAAGACACTCAAACTAATGGCCTGTCATGGATTAGCACCTGTGCCTCGGTACACAGTTCCATATGGACATGTGGCCCTACTCATTAATTCGACCACCTTTGGAAGTCTGCCCAAGCCCATGTCGGTGTGGGGCTCATCTTGCCCTGCTCTCCTCACCTCTCGTGTACTTAGCGTCCCACACCTCAGCATAACATTAGTTACGGTATTGGCGGCAGTGTTATCAGCCAGTGTCATCTGCAGCGACACCTTCTACGCATATATGGTGGGCCCTATTGATAATTGAAGAACCACACACGCAATGATCCTCTCATGACTCCTGcctaaaatgcaaataaatatttctcaaagTTTGTGATTCCCTAGGGAGCACCTATTCCAGAAGCAACCTTGCATTctgggttgttgtttttaaagatggcaCCTCAGCTAAAGAAtcacctccatcagactggcccatgggcatgtctgtgaggcttttcttctctctttttctttattgctaaTTGATGGAGGAGAGCTGGGCTATTCCCAGGCAGGTGTTCTTGGGTTCGGAGAGAGAAGCCGGAAAGCAGCACTGCTCCGTGGTTCCTGCTTGACTtacttccctgacttccctcaccGTGGATGCACTATGACGTGGAAGAGGGTTAGCCAcgtaaatcctttcctctccccaagttgcttttggtcatggtgtttatcacagcaacagaaaccaaacttgAATACTCTTGTCAGGCCCAGAGTGCCCAGCATCCTGGGAATCCACTCGCATGCCCCCTCTGACCTTGCCTTCAGGGTAAGGCCTTCCACGCCTCATACCCCTGCTAATCACGGTTCTGGGCACTATGCACTGTAGATGGGAGAAAAACTAATAACCTTGGGCCTTGTGGTTTGTTGCGACGTCTGGAAGGGAGTTTGTGGCGGTGACCTATGACATAAACTCTGTTCAGAGAGCCACATggatgtgtgcgcatgcacactgGCAAAGAGGCTGAGTCCAAAAGCACTTTATAGAATAGTAATCTTTACTCCCTAGCTCCCTGTTAAGTGCTCTGGGGTTCAAAACACCTGGGACTAGCTCTCTGCGTGAAGAGGGGAGGCACCTCGTGGTGCCTTGATGAGGGTTGagctgaaaagagaaaaggaaatgtccTGCACCCCAGTTCTTAAGCTCACTCCCTTTCTCAGAGGGTGGCTATCACTTGCTCAAGGTCAGACCTCAGGAAAAACAAGGAGAGAATTGATCCAAGGGACCAATAAGAACAGTGTCCAGGGCTGAGTCCTTCACATGGCTCTTGGTTGGGTCTGGGGGCTCTCTTTAGGAGCCTGGCTTACCCTCCCCCCCATTTCTACCCTTTTTGGAGGCATCTGCAATCAGGCTTTAAGCACTTCACCCAGTGTGGGGAACCTTGGATGTACCAAGTTCCCTTCCTCAGCCAGATAGGCACATCCCAGTGGGCACATCGCAGCCCTCAGCAATCTCCAGACTAGACACGAACGTTGTGGGGTTCCACCCTGGGGCTCCTGGAGAAGCCGAGTTTCTGGGCCTCACATCCACTGCCTCAGGCCCTAGCTTTGACCTCATCTGTCCCACAAGGGGGCAAGAAGCCCAGGCCCAGGCTACTTTCAGCTCCTTGGTCCCTGGATATTAGCTAGGAAGGAAGCTGTGGGAAGGCCCAGGCCTCAGCTGTGAGGGGAAagcagacaaaggcaggaggcCAAGGTCTGGGTCCCCACACCCCAGGTTGCAGCCTCAGAGTCTGTAGCCtgacaggagaagaaaacaaaggctgaCTCCTTGTGAGGACTGGGAGAGGAGGTAAGCGGgcggggggcaggagggggggtgATGGGGGACGCCTCAGAGTAAAACAAGGAGAAGGAATGTCATGGTTGTCAGGCCCCTGAGGCCTGTGAGAGCTATGGAAAGAGGGTTCTTCTTCCAGGCATCTGACTGAACCTAGGGACCCTAGAAGCCTCTGGAGCATCAGAGGTTGCTCAGGCCAGTGCTCTCATGGCAGAGGGAGGTGTGAGGAGGGCGGCAGTTCATAACCAGCAGGGTCTAAGCAGACGAGTGCGAGTGCGAGCAGTGATTCCAAACAAAGGTGCTGACCCTCCAGAGGCTGCTGGCTGAAGAGCCAGCCAGTCAGAGCCCAGTTTCCTGTTTCAAACAGCCCTCCAAGCAACCTGAAGCTAAAGCAGGGGGAATCAATCCTTGGAGGTCTGACTGGGCCCctagctagcctc
This window of the Acomys russatus chromosome 17, mAcoRus1.1, whole genome shotgun sequence genome carries:
- the LOC127201026 gene encoding histone deacetylase 7-like, which codes for MHSPGAGCPALQPDTPGFQPSPWTCEWDSGPTAEPPPEPALLALQRPQRLHRHLFLASLQQQQRSAEPMRLSMDSPMPELQGGPQEQELRQLLNKDKSKRSKGGSGREEWEGHHFLRCPLFTWFCL